One part of the Granulicella arctica genome encodes these proteins:
- a CDS encoding DHA2 family efflux MFS transporter permease subunit: MADTAHADWKPRVNPWIIAATVALAAFMEVLDTSIANVALPHIAGNLGASQDQGTWVLTSYLVSNAIVLPAGAWASSVIGRKNFFLFCIVLFTVASFFCGLAPSLPILLVARVIQGVGGGGLQPMAQAIMADSFDEKRRGQAFALYGLVAVLAPSIGPTLGGWITDNYSWRWIFYINIPVGLLAFILVTRFVDDPPWIQATRDNLRKLDYIGLSFLTIAMGGMQIMLDKGEENAWFASNFIRFFASLFVAGMIGLIWWEWKNKAPIMNIRLFKYKNFAICCLLMILVGGVLNASTVLQPQFMQQLLGYTATLAGEALTGGGIALVIVMPLAGIATGKFAARNLAAVGFAFFAAAFYYNSITINLGLSFGFNAFLRIILMIPIPFCFISITNAAYVGLPREASNQVSGIINFVRNVGGSIFIAVTGAIVTNRSLFHQARLQNSMQPGSVPYQNQLSSLTSFFNSISPGPGAANMARATIYQQLNQQAAAQAYQDIYRLLCWMAVGMVFCAFLLSKNRPGQGAPAGEAVH, from the coding sequence ATGGCCGATACAGCCCATGCGGACTGGAAACCTAGAGTCAACCCATGGATCATTGCCGCTACGGTTGCACTCGCGGCATTCATGGAGGTGCTCGACACCTCCATCGCCAACGTCGCCCTACCCCACATCGCTGGAAACCTGGGTGCCAGCCAGGATCAGGGCACCTGGGTTCTCACCTCGTATCTCGTCTCAAATGCTATCGTTCTGCCGGCCGGTGCCTGGGCCTCCTCTGTCATCGGCCGCAAAAACTTCTTCCTCTTCTGCATCGTTCTCTTCACGGTCGCCAGCTTCTTTTGCGGCCTCGCTCCCTCTCTCCCTATCCTGCTCGTTGCTCGTGTGATTCAGGGAGTGGGCGGTGGCGGCCTCCAGCCGATGGCTCAAGCAATCATGGCAGACTCCTTCGATGAGAAGAGACGCGGTCAGGCATTTGCTCTTTACGGCCTCGTAGCCGTCCTTGCCCCTTCAATCGGCCCCACCCTCGGCGGTTGGATCACCGACAACTATTCGTGGAGATGGATCTTCTACATCAACATCCCTGTCGGATTACTGGCATTCATTCTCGTTACACGGTTCGTAGACGACCCGCCCTGGATTCAAGCGACCCGCGACAATCTTCGCAAGCTTGACTACATCGGCCTTAGCTTCCTCACCATCGCCATGGGCGGCATGCAGATCATGCTCGACAAAGGCGAGGAGAACGCCTGGTTCGCCTCAAACTTTATCCGTTTCTTCGCCTCTCTCTTCGTTGCCGGCATGATCGGCCTCATCTGGTGGGAGTGGAAGAATAAAGCGCCCATCATGAACATCCGCCTGTTCAAGTACAAAAACTTCGCCATTTGCTGCCTACTCATGATTCTGGTAGGCGGCGTCCTCAACGCCTCTACAGTACTTCAGCCACAATTCATGCAGCAGCTTCTCGGTTACACCGCCACTCTCGCCGGAGAAGCACTCACTGGCGGAGGCATTGCGCTCGTCATCGTCATGCCGCTTGCAGGAATCGCAACCGGCAAATTCGCCGCACGCAATCTCGCCGCCGTTGGCTTCGCATTCTTTGCCGCAGCCTTCTACTACAACTCCATCACGATCAACCTTGGTCTCAGCTTCGGATTCAATGCGTTTCTTCGCATTATTCTGATGATCCCCATCCCATTCTGTTTCATCTCGATTACCAACGCCGCCTACGTTGGTCTTCCGCGAGAAGCATCCAATCAGGTCTCCGGCATCATCAACTTTGTCCGCAACGTCGGCGGAAGTATCTTCATTGCCGTCACTGGAGCCATCGTCACCAACCGCTCGCTCTTCCATCAGGCTCGCCTGCAAAACTCCATGCAACCTGGAAGCGTTCCCTATCAGAACCAGCTCAGCTCCTTGACCAGCTTCTTCAACAGCATCTCCCCAGGCCCGGGCGCAGCCAACATGGCCCGTGCCACTATCTACCAGCAGTTGAACCAACAGGCAGCGGCTCAGGCATACCAGGACATCTACCGCTTACTCTGTTGGATGGCTGTGGGCATGGTGTTTTGCGCCTTCCTGCTCAGCAAGAACAGGCCTGGTCAAGGCGCACCAGCTGGAGAAGCCGTTCATTAA
- a CDS encoding D-tagatose-bisphosphate aldolase, class II, non-catalytic subunit — MSSLLQSHLAKRKLGISAGIYSVCSAHPWVIRAAAEQAAEVGSLLLVEATSNQVNQFGGYTGMRPAEFRSFVLEHVESAGLAAEMLILGGDHLGPNPWRALPAAEAMAHAETMVREYVQAGFTKIHLDASMSCSGDPAQLSDEMVAQRTAQLCKVAEHAHTSGDGPVYVIGTEVPVPGGATHSVHELSVTSTSAAAFTIAVHKRVFEEQGLAEVWPRVIALVVQPGVEFDHDAVIGYDRLKARTLVDWLRGQPEEIVFEAHSTDYQLPQAYVELVEDGFAILKVGPALTFAMREALGALEDIELQLIPEPRCSLLSDVIEKTMLREPADWMPYYAGRPSEQKILRLYSYSDRIRYYWHRPEIAAAVVRLISNLSSVVIPESMLSRYLPAQYARRRKKEIAGDPVSLIVDRIRDVLRDYAAACSAG; from the coding sequence ATGTCCTCTCTCCTTCAGAGCCATTTGGCAAAGCGCAAATTGGGAATCTCCGCCGGCATTTATTCGGTTTGTTCCGCGCACCCGTGGGTGATTCGGGCGGCGGCGGAGCAGGCGGCAGAGGTTGGTTCTCTCCTGCTGGTGGAGGCGACGAGTAACCAGGTGAATCAGTTTGGCGGATACACCGGGATGCGTCCAGCAGAGTTCAGAAGCTTTGTGCTGGAGCATGTCGAATCGGCAGGTCTTGCCGCTGAGATGCTGATCCTGGGCGGAGATCATCTAGGGCCCAACCCGTGGCGCGCTCTGCCCGCTGCTGAGGCGATGGCTCATGCCGAGACAATGGTTCGGGAGTATGTGCAGGCGGGGTTCACGAAGATTCATCTCGATGCAAGCATGTCTTGTAGTGGTGATCCAGCCCAACTTTCGGATGAAATGGTCGCACAGCGTACGGCACAGCTCTGTAAGGTCGCGGAGCATGCACATACGTCAGGCGACGGTCCGGTGTATGTGATTGGCACCGAAGTGCCGGTGCCTGGTGGCGCCACGCACTCGGTTCATGAACTGAGTGTGACCTCAACTTCCGCGGCCGCGTTCACCATTGCTGTACATAAGCGTGTGTTTGAGGAGCAAGGGCTGGCGGAGGTGTGGCCTCGAGTCATCGCATTGGTGGTGCAACCTGGAGTTGAATTTGATCACGACGCAGTGATTGGGTACGACCGACTAAAGGCCAGAACTCTGGTGGACTGGCTCCGCGGGCAGCCGGAAGAGATTGTGTTTGAGGCGCACTCGACGGATTATCAACTGCCGCAGGCTTATGTGGAATTAGTGGAAGACGGCTTTGCGATCCTAAAGGTTGGGCCTGCGCTGACGTTTGCCATGCGAGAGGCTCTGGGTGCTCTGGAAGATATTGAGTTGCAGTTAATTCCAGAGCCACGGTGCTCTCTTCTGAGCGACGTGATTGAGAAGACGATGCTGCGTGAGCCGGCAGACTGGATGCCATACTACGCAGGTAGACCATCTGAACAAAAGATTCTACGACTCTATAGTTACAGTGATCGCATTCGGTACTACTGGCACCGACCGGAGATTGCAGCAGCGGTTGTTCGGCTGATCTCGAATCTGTCCTCGGTGGTTATTCCGGAGAGCATGCTCAGCCGCTATCTGCCGGCACAATATGCGAGGCGACGAAAGAAGGAGATAGCCGGCGATCCTGTGTCGCTGATTGTGGACCGGATCAGGGATGTCTTACGCGACTATGCCGCAGCGTGCAGCGCGGGATAG
- a CDS encoding tagatose-6-phosphate ketose isomerase translates to MTSLSSFVDLPIEEQKARGLLFTPREIAQQPDTWEVTLGIFKEHRERIRAFLDSAGVRDSLEQRPVVMLIGAGTSDYVGQALELLLRQKWGCEVSAVASTDLLPNLEEYIVPGRRYLWISFSRSGDSPEGVAVLEQAIRRYPGIAHMVVTCNAQARMAEICEEAKRACVVVLDDAVNDRSLAMTSSFTNMIVMGQCLANAWSIEEYTAVVERLVRAGRDLLLRAAGEAERIASRGFSRVCLIGAGPLASVAKESALKVLEMTAGKVQAMSETVLGLRHGPMAALNTQTLFLCFVSGDERKAKYASDLLREIGEKGIVGERIAVGPASALAEIAPYCNSYIALDDDIDDAYRPVVDVIFGQLLGLYCSVAHALKPDSPSPGGVINRVVQKFRIY, encoded by the coding sequence GTGACATCCCTTTCGAGCTTTGTTGATCTGCCTATTGAGGAACAAAAGGCTCGCGGTCTTCTTTTTACTCCACGGGAGATCGCCCAGCAGCCGGACACGTGGGAGGTGACATTGGGGATATTCAAGGAGCATCGGGAACGGATTCGCGCTTTTCTAGATTCGGCTGGTGTGCGGGATTCGTTGGAGCAGCGGCCGGTGGTGATGTTGATCGGAGCGGGTACTTCGGACTATGTTGGCCAGGCGCTGGAGCTTTTGCTGAGGCAGAAGTGGGGGTGTGAGGTTTCCGCTGTGGCGAGTACGGACCTGCTTCCGAACTTGGAGGAGTACATTGTTCCGGGCCGGAGATACCTATGGATCTCATTTTCGAGGTCGGGAGACTCGCCGGAAGGAGTTGCTGTCCTTGAGCAGGCAATTCGACGGTATCCCGGGATTGCTCACATGGTTGTGACATGCAACGCGCAGGCGCGGATGGCTGAGATCTGCGAAGAAGCGAAGCGTGCGTGCGTGGTGGTGCTGGATGATGCGGTGAACGATCGTAGCCTGGCGATGACGAGTTCTTTCACGAACATGATTGTGATGGGGCAGTGTCTGGCGAACGCGTGGTCGATCGAGGAGTACACGGCGGTTGTGGAGCGACTGGTTCGCGCGGGCCGCGATCTCTTGTTGCGAGCGGCGGGCGAGGCTGAACGCATCGCGTCGCGAGGCTTTTCTCGCGTGTGTTTGATAGGGGCTGGACCCCTGGCGAGCGTTGCGAAGGAATCAGCGCTGAAGGTGCTGGAGATGACGGCGGGAAAGGTGCAGGCGATGTCGGAGACGGTGCTTGGCCTTCGACATGGACCGATGGCGGCGCTCAATACGCAGACGCTGTTTCTGTGTTTTGTATCCGGAGATGAGCGTAAGGCGAAGTATGCGAGCGACCTATTGCGTGAGATCGGGGAGAAGGGAATCGTAGGCGAACGGATTGCGGTCGGACCGGCTTCCGCGCTGGCGGAGATTGCGCCTTACTGTAACTCCTACATTGCTCTCGACGATGATATTGACGATGCTTATCGGCCTGTGGTGGATGTGATCTTCGGTCAGTTGCTTGGTCTCTATTGCTCGGTGGCGCACGCATTAAAACCGGATTCTCCGAGCCCGGGCGGCGTCATTAATCGAGTTGTGCAGAAGTTTAGGATCTATTGA
- a CDS encoding carbohydrate kinase family protein: protein MDFQLPSQQIKPFDITIAGETNLDLILYGLPEEMPVERELLGSGFKITLGGSSSILAHNLATLGTRVGFISQVGCDEMGEIALARLGESSLDLSHVTCRKGAGTGVTLLLPHGKHRHILTYPGVMAEMTVADLDLAYLTSSRHFHLSSLFLQTGLHPDLPNLFDHLKQAGLTLSLDTNDDPTDTWGGVLDQLLDKIDLLLPNEDEIMRITRKPTLEQALDALAPRIPLIVVKCGSRGAVVQQGDKREWVSPLHVDPVDTIGAGDSFDAGFLSFYLNGQDPLRAAAMGNITGALSTLRPGGTESFRNSELRNAFFKQHEISFREK from the coding sequence ATGGATTTCCAGCTTCCCAGCCAACAAATCAAGCCCTTCGACATCACCATCGCAGGAGAAACCAACCTCGATCTCATCCTTTATGGCCTGCCCGAAGAGATGCCCGTCGAACGCGAACTCTTAGGTTCCGGATTCAAAATCACCCTCGGGGGCTCCTCCTCTATCCTTGCCCATAACCTTGCTACCCTTGGCACCCGCGTGGGCTTCATCTCCCAGGTCGGCTGCGATGAAATGGGGGAGATCGCTCTGGCTCGGCTCGGCGAAAGCAGCCTCGATCTGTCTCACGTGACTTGTCGAAAAGGAGCAGGCACCGGCGTTACCCTCCTTCTGCCTCACGGGAAACATCGCCATATCCTCACTTATCCCGGAGTCATGGCAGAGATGACCGTTGCCGACCTGGATCTGGCCTATCTAACCTCCTCCCGTCACTTCCACCTCTCCTCTCTTTTTCTCCAGACAGGCCTCCACCCCGACCTTCCGAATCTGTTCGACCATCTGAAACAGGCAGGTCTCACTCTCTCCCTCGACACAAACGATGACCCCACCGACACCTGGGGAGGCGTCCTCGATCAGCTCCTCGACAAGATCGACCTTCTTCTGCCAAACGAAGACGAAATCATGAGAATCACCAGAAAACCTACCCTCGAACAGGCTCTGGACGCTCTGGCCCCACGCATCCCATTGATCGTCGTAAAATGCGGCTCGCGCGGTGCTGTCGTGCAGCAGGGAGACAAGCGCGAATGGGTCTCTCCACTCCATGTTGACCCCGTCGATACCATTGGAGCGGGCGATAGCTTCGACGCCGGGTTCCTCAGCTTCTATCTCAACGGCCAAGATCCGTTGCGCGCAGCAGCCATGGGCAACATAACAGGAGCCCTGTCAACCCTGCGACCCGGCGGCACGGAGTCCTTTCGCAACTCAGAGCTGCGTAACGCCTTTTTCAAGCAGCACGAAATCTCATTCCGAGAGAAGTAG
- the dcp gene encoding peptidyl-dipeptidase Dcp, whose protein sequence is MGKTLGVSAIAISALGAMSSAEVIASGQASGDSHAPALIAFGPLNPFYKPSTLPFQAPMFDRIHDVDYQPAIEAGIAEQRREIDAIANSSEAPTFANTMEALERSGQLLRRVMLVFSAVTQANTNPLLQKVQEDEAAKLAAQNDYIFLNEKLFVRVEVLHAHREKLGLDAESMRLLEWNYAHFVLAGAKLDEADKTRMKKLNEEESVLSTAFTNKLLAAAKAAAFTTTDKTKLAGLSAAQVDAAALAAKDRGVPGYLLPLQNTTQQPDLAELSDRTARQQLFEASWSRTERDGENDTRATVARLAQVRAQKAQLLGYPNYASWTLQDQMAKTPEAALKFMDALVPASKAKAQGEAADIQAVIDKQGGGFNLQPWDWEFYSEQVRKEKYDLDLQELKPYFELNRVLQDGVFYAAHELYGISFTERHDIPVYQPDVRVFEVLDVDGKPLALMYFDYFKRDNKSGGAWMSNFVEQSKLLGTLPVIYNVGNFQKPAPGQPALISFEDVTTMFHEFGHGLHGMFANTIYPSLSGANTARDFVEFPSQFNEHWATYPQVFHHFARNYKTGEPMPEELFAKIKKAATFNKGYASVEALAAQELDMQWHLLPATAPLQDVDAFEKAALERTHVAMEEVPPRYRSSYFLHIWANGYAAGYYAYAWAEMLDDDAYQWFEDHGGLTRANGDRFRQMVLSRGNTEDLQTMYTRWLGAEPSVGPMLKVRGLTVNSATK, encoded by the coding sequence ATGGGGAAGACCTTGGGAGTGAGTGCAATTGCGATATCGGCGCTTGGCGCTATGTCGAGTGCGGAAGTCATAGCATCCGGACAGGCGTCAGGAGATTCACATGCTCCGGCGTTGATCGCCTTTGGTCCTTTGAATCCGTTTTATAAGCCGAGTACTCTGCCTTTTCAGGCACCAATGTTTGACCGGATTCATGACGTCGATTACCAGCCGGCAATCGAGGCCGGAATCGCGGAGCAGCGCAGGGAGATTGATGCAATTGCCAATAGTTCGGAAGCGCCAACCTTCGCCAATACGATGGAAGCGTTGGAGCGCTCAGGGCAACTACTGCGGCGTGTGATGTTGGTCTTCAGCGCAGTGACGCAGGCTAACACTAACCCCTTGCTACAAAAGGTGCAGGAGGACGAGGCGGCGAAGCTTGCTGCGCAGAATGACTATATATTCCTTAACGAAAAGCTGTTTGTACGCGTTGAAGTGTTGCATGCGCATCGCGAGAAGCTGGGGCTTGATGCTGAGTCGATGCGACTACTGGAGTGGAACTATGCGCACTTTGTTCTGGCCGGCGCAAAGCTCGACGAGGCGGACAAGACCAGGATGAAAAAGCTGAACGAAGAGGAGTCGGTATTATCGACGGCGTTCACGAACAAGCTACTGGCAGCGGCTAAAGCAGCGGCGTTTACGACTACGGATAAGACTAAGCTCGCGGGCTTGAGTGCGGCGCAGGTGGATGCGGCAGCGTTAGCAGCAAAGGATCGTGGCGTACCGGGCTATCTGTTGCCATTACAGAACACGACTCAGCAGCCGGATCTTGCGGAGCTCAGCGATCGGACTGCACGGCAGCAGTTATTTGAAGCGTCGTGGTCGAGGACGGAGCGAGACGGTGAGAACGATACTCGCGCCACTGTGGCACGGTTGGCCCAGGTACGCGCACAGAAGGCGCAGTTACTGGGATATCCAAACTATGCATCCTGGACGCTACAGGACCAGATGGCGAAGACGCCAGAGGCCGCGCTGAAATTTATGGATGCGCTTGTGCCTGCTTCCAAGGCTAAGGCGCAGGGAGAGGCTGCGGATATTCAGGCAGTGATCGACAAGCAGGGCGGCGGGTTTAATCTCCAGCCGTGGGATTGGGAGTTTTACTCGGAGCAGGTGCGCAAAGAGAAGTATGATCTCGATCTCCAAGAGTTGAAACCGTACTTCGAGCTGAACCGCGTGTTGCAGGATGGTGTTTTTTATGCGGCGCATGAGCTCTATGGGATCAGCTTCACCGAGCGGCACGACATCCCGGTCTATCAGCCGGATGTGCGGGTTTTCGAGGTGCTTGATGTGGACGGTAAGCCCCTGGCTCTGATGTATTTCGACTATTTCAAGCGGGATAATAAGTCTGGTGGCGCATGGATGAGCAATTTTGTGGAGCAGTCGAAGCTGCTCGGCACGTTGCCGGTCATCTACAACGTCGGTAATTTTCAGAAACCTGCGCCCGGACAGCCAGCGTTGATCAGCTTCGAGGATGTGACAACCATGTTTCACGAGTTTGGGCATGGGCTTCATGGCATGTTCGCGAACACGATTTATCCGAGCCTGTCGGGAGCGAATACAGCGCGTGACTTTGTAGAGTTTCCGTCGCAGTTCAACGAGCACTGGGCGACCTATCCGCAGGTATTTCATCACTTCGCGCGAAATTATAAGACAGGGGAGCCGATGCCCGAAGAGCTTTTCGCCAAGATCAAGAAGGCGGCGACGTTCAATAAGGGCTACGCCTCAGTGGAGGCTTTGGCAGCGCAAGAGCTTGACATGCAATGGCATCTGCTGCCCGCAACGGCACCTCTCCAGGATGTGGATGCGTTCGAGAAGGCGGCGTTGGAGCGCACGCATGTTGCGATGGAGGAGGTGCCACCGCGTTACCGGTCGAGCTACTTCCTTCACATCTGGGCAAACGGGTATGCGGCTGGTTACTACGCTTATGCGTGGGCCGAGATGCTGGACGACGATGCCTATCAATGGTTCGAGGATCATGGCGGACTTACGCGTGCCAATGGCGACCGCTTCCGACAGATGGTACTCTCACGAGGCAATACTGAGGACCTCCAAACCATGTACACGCGCTGGCTTGGTGCCGAGCCGAGCGTTGGGCCAATGCTGAAGGTGCGTGGGCTTACTGTGAACAGCGCTACAAAGTAA
- a CDS encoding APC family permease: MSTTGRKMRLLPLIGATYFMVSGGPYGLEDIIGKAGYGRALLLFLLIPFVWSIPTSLMVGELASTLPEEGGYYRWVQRGLGNFWGFQEAWLSLAASIFDMAIYPVTFVLYLGRIAPSWTEGYRGTLWALAVVIACAIWNLWGAKAVGEGSVGMFCLLLAPFAVLVAVALWRALTTHTAGGLATPAPAGMERDMGGAISIALWNYMGWDNASTVAQEVDRPQRNYPRAMLAAAALVAATYILPVAAVALVGIPADRFSTGTWTDTSIALAGPWLGLAIVLGGALSGFGMFNALTLSYTRVPYALAQEGLLPRILTKTTPRGVPWVSVILCSIAWALVLRFSFERLISIDLVLYGAALVLEFIALVLLRIREPNLVRPFRIPGGLWGAVACGIGPTLLIAFAMWAARGEQVAGLPALGFAALIGAAGPLIYLVARRSQPNH; the protein is encoded by the coding sequence GTGTCCACAACCGGACGCAAGATGCGGCTATTGCCGCTGATCGGAGCCACGTACTTCATGGTGTCGGGTGGCCCCTATGGGCTTGAAGACATCATCGGCAAAGCCGGCTACGGCCGTGCGCTACTACTCTTCCTGCTCATTCCTTTCGTATGGAGCATCCCCACCTCCCTCATGGTCGGCGAGCTCGCCTCCACCCTCCCCGAAGAAGGCGGCTACTACCGCTGGGTCCAACGTGGCCTTGGCAACTTCTGGGGCTTTCAGGAGGCGTGGCTCAGCCTCGCAGCCAGCATCTTCGACATGGCCATCTACCCGGTCACCTTTGTCCTCTACCTGGGCCGCATCGCCCCATCCTGGACCGAAGGCTACCGCGGAACCCTCTGGGCGCTCGCCGTCGTCATAGCCTGCGCCATCTGGAACCTCTGGGGAGCCAAAGCCGTCGGCGAGGGCTCAGTCGGCATGTTCTGCCTCCTCCTCGCGCCCTTTGCGGTATTAGTAGCCGTAGCGCTCTGGCGAGCTCTGACGACTCACACCGCCGGCGGCCTCGCCACCCCTGCCCCCGCAGGCATGGAGCGCGATATGGGGGGTGCAATCTCCATCGCACTCTGGAACTACATGGGCTGGGACAACGCTTCGACCGTCGCGCAAGAGGTCGATCGCCCACAGCGAAACTACCCACGCGCCATGCTGGCCGCGGCAGCACTCGTCGCCGCAACCTACATCCTGCCGGTGGCTGCCGTAGCACTCGTCGGCATCCCCGCCGATCGCTTCTCCACCGGAACATGGACCGATACCTCCATCGCGCTCGCCGGCCCATGGCTGGGCCTCGCAATCGTCCTTGGCGGAGCGCTCAGCGGCTTCGGCATGTTCAACGCCCTCACCCTCAGCTACACTCGCGTCCCCTACGCCCTCGCTCAGGAAGGCCTGCTGCCCCGCATCCTCACAAAAACAACCCCGCGCGGCGTCCCCTGGGTCAGCGTCATCCTCTGTAGTATCGCCTGGGCGCTGGTGCTGCGTTTCTCGTTTGAGCGGCTCATCTCCATCGACCTCGTACTCTACGGAGCTGCTCTCGTGCTGGAGTTCATCGCCCTCGTCCTGCTCCGCATCCGCGAACCCAACCTCGTCCGGCCCTTCCGCATCCCCGGCGGCCTCTGGGGAGCCGTAGCCTGCGGCATAGGCCCAACCCTCCTCATCGCCTTCGCCATGTGGGCCGCTCGCGGAGAGCAGGTCGCCGGCCTTCCCGCACTCGGATTCGCCGCACTCATCGGAGCCGCCGGCCCCCTCATCTACCTCGTGGCGCGCCGCAGCCAACCCAATCATTAA
- a CDS encoding inorganic diphosphatase, whose protein sequence is MPNYLELPVGPKSPEVINCVIEIPHEGISKYEYDKDLHVFRLDRNLYSPVHYPGDYGFIPSTLGDDGDPLDVLVLVDTPSFPGCVMEVRPIGLLEMLDQGLGDEKVLCVGKGNPRYKDVNEYSEIYPHMLKEITHFFAIYKDLEGKRVEVKGWRDAAFARNKVLEAQQRFIDNKTNPEPKPVPHV, encoded by the coding sequence ATGCCGAATTATCTTGAGTTGCCTGTTGGGCCGAAGTCGCCCGAAGTGATCAATTGCGTGATTGAGATTCCACACGAAGGCATCAGCAAGTACGAGTATGACAAAGATCTGCATGTTTTCCGGCTGGACCGGAATCTTTACTCGCCGGTTCATTATCCGGGCGATTACGGTTTTATTCCGAGCACGTTGGGCGACGACGGCGATCCGCTAGATGTGCTGGTGCTGGTGGATACACCGAGCTTTCCGGGCTGCGTGATGGAGGTGCGGCCGATCGGGCTGCTGGAGATGCTGGACCAGGGGCTTGGCGACGAGAAGGTGTTGTGTGTCGGCAAGGGTAATCCGCGGTACAAAGATGTGAATGAGTACTCGGAGATCTATCCGCACATGTTGAAGGAAATTACTCATTTCTTTGCGATCTATAAGGATCTGGAAGGGAAGCGGGTCGAGGTAAAGGGCTGGCGCGATGCGGCGTTTGCGCGGAACAAGGTGCTTGAGGCGCAGCAGCGGTTTATTGACAACAAGACGAATCCTGAGCCGAAGCCTGTTCCGCACGTCTAA
- the purS gene encoding phosphoribosylformylglycinamidine synthase subunit PurS, with protein sequence MKAHVYVTLKRTVLDAQGKTVADALRRMEYKGVADVRQGKYFLLTLEDGLSETAAHTEIERIASEVLTNPVIEEFTFRLEV encoded by the coding sequence ATGAAGGCCCATGTCTATGTCACATTGAAACGAACGGTCCTCGATGCTCAGGGCAAAACGGTCGCAGATGCGCTTCGCCGGATGGAATACAAAGGTGTCGCCGACGTTCGGCAGGGCAAGTATTTCCTGCTGACACTCGAAGATGGACTCTCCGAGACCGCCGCGCACACAGAAATCGAGCGCATCGCCAGCGAAGTCCTCACCAACCCTGTTATCGAAGAATTCACCTTCCGCCTGGAAGTATGA
- the hemE gene encoding uroporphyrinogen decarboxylase: MIEKESVTIPAQHTEPTASRFVRACLRQPVDRTPIWLLRQAGRYMPEYMAVRKHHSLLDICRTPDVAAEVTITAAERLGVDAAIIFADLLLPFTPMGLDFEFVAGEGPQVNTPVRSLEHVQALRTDRAEDLSYVARAIEKVAAHFSGPRPDGDSLGIIGFCGAPFTLASYMIEGGSSRNYIETKKLMYSESAAWPLLMEKLVTVLVAFAKQQVEAGADVIQIFDSWVGALSVTDYRQYCLAPTTELIRRVRALGVPVIYFGVDTASLLPAMRETGADVLGLDWRIPLSEGWKTIGPGCGVQGNLDPITLFAPHDVLKARVQEILQEAAGRPGHIFNLGHGIVPGTPVENVIQTIEWVKEFGKR; this comes from the coding sequence TTGATCGAGAAAGAATCAGTAACCATCCCGGCTCAACACACCGAGCCGACCGCCAGCCGCTTCGTCCGCGCCTGCCTGCGCCAGCCCGTCGACCGTACGCCCATCTGGCTCCTGCGGCAGGCAGGCCGCTACATGCCTGAGTACATGGCCGTCCGCAAGCACCATTCCCTGCTCGACATCTGCCGCACCCCCGACGTCGCCGCCGAAGTCACCATCACCGCCGCCGAGCGGCTAGGCGTCGACGCAGCCATCATCTTCGCCGATCTCCTCCTCCCCTTCACCCCCATGGGCCTCGACTTCGAGTTCGTCGCCGGGGAAGGCCCACAGGTCAACACCCCCGTCCGCTCCCTCGAGCACGTCCAGGCTCTCCGCACCGACCGCGCCGAAGATCTCAGCTACGTCGCCCGCGCCATCGAAAAGGTCGCCGCCCACTTCTCCGGCCCGCGCCCCGACGGCGACTCCCTCGGCATCATCGGCTTCTGCGGAGCACCCTTCACCCTGGCCAGCTACATGATCGAAGGCGGCTCCTCCCGCAACTACATCGAAACCAAGAAACTCATGTACAGCGAGAGCGCTGCGTGGCCGCTGCTCATGGAAAAACTTGTAACTGTATTAGTTGCATTTGCAAAACAACAGGTCGAAGCAGGCGCCGACGTCATCCAGATCTTCGATAGTTGGGTCGGCGCGCTCTCCGTTACCGACTACCGCCAATACTGCCTCGCGCCCACAACCGAGCTCATCCGCCGCGTCCGAGCCCTCGGCGTCCCCGTCATCTACTTCGGCGTCGACACCGCCTCCCTTCTGCCCGCCATGCGCGAGACCGGTGCAGACGTCCTCGGCCTCGACTGGCGCATCCCCTTGAGCGAGGGCTGGAAGACCATCGGCCCCGGCTGCGGCGTGCAGGGCAACCTCGACCCCATCACCCTCTTCGCTCCGCACGACGTCCTCAAGGCACGCGTGCAAGAGATCCTTCAAGAGGCCGCGGGTCGCCCCGGCCACATCTTCAACCTCGGCCACGGCATCGTCCCCGGAACCCCGGTCGAAAACGTCATCCAGACCATCGAATGGGTCAAGGAGTTCGGCAAGCGATGA